Proteins found in one Litorihabitans aurantiacus genomic segment:
- a CDS encoding sensor histidine kinase, producing the protein MITTRGLREPQTIATIVTVAWTLGLLAVTLSGLDRETRSAISQVAIIVTALVSTVLCCLRARRSSGRRARAWLLLGAAGFTGLTGNVLAAFTGAENVSELALLLALVIGVAALRSFPDRELKRPQVLRMLLDGVVVGGSVLFVSALVIFPALTTSNGGWDLTRVITIALPVMDAVLATFAVLLIMRSTGTDRVPLALVGLSFTMYAVADLTYAVVDSSVGFQFGTVADLGWVVGYALGGIAACHPAGAGPAQDAPATDGTEREGSAVAGTVVTFCLFIAAAVVQIQESLGAISGLAVALWFIVIGAVALRQISLVVTNERLRRRLEIRVQERTQELADLTRTTQLTLTSVGEGIYGVDPDGIVTFVNPAGARTLGMRSESLVGRHAHDELHAAREDGTPFPYSGCYIHEAVTQGVTINSEEDFYRRADGALVPVEVTASPVIDDGHVTGAVVVFRDVTQRREIDRMKSEFLSVISHELRTPLTSIKGAIGLVAGGATGEVAPESARLLGIAGGSVDRLTRLINDILEVERLGSGADPLELVDVPLEQVVRAAVDQTEALATQSGIALVVGDVPGTVNADVDRIVQTLVNLLGNAVKFTGTGGRVDVSARPAGMFFEVAVRDTGRGIPADRLESIFGRFEQVDSSDAREKGGTGLGLAISRGIVSRHGGRIWAESEPGVGSTFLFTLRSADAGADTADKPPSSTRVG; encoded by the coding sequence GTGATCACCACACGCGGACTCAGGGAACCGCAGACGATCGCGACGATCGTCACCGTCGCATGGACGCTGGGCCTCCTCGCCGTCACGCTGTCGGGCCTCGACCGCGAGACCCGCTCCGCGATCTCCCAGGTGGCGATCATCGTCACCGCTCTCGTGTCCACCGTGCTGTGCTGCCTGCGCGCGAGGCGCAGCTCCGGGCGTCGCGCGCGCGCGTGGCTCCTGCTCGGAGCCGCGGGTTTCACAGGGCTGACCGGGAACGTGCTGGCGGCGTTCACGGGTGCGGAGAACGTCTCGGAGCTGGCCCTCCTGCTGGCGCTGGTCATCGGCGTGGCCGCCCTGCGGTCGTTCCCCGACCGGGAGCTGAAGCGACCGCAGGTGCTGCGCATGCTGCTCGACGGCGTGGTGGTCGGCGGGTCGGTGCTCTTCGTCTCGGCCCTGGTCATCTTCCCCGCACTGACCACCAGCAACGGCGGCTGGGACCTGACGCGGGTCATCACGATCGCCCTGCCCGTGATGGACGCCGTCCTGGCGACGTTCGCCGTGCTGCTCATCATGCGCAGCACCGGGACGGACCGCGTACCGCTCGCGCTCGTGGGTCTGAGCTTCACGATGTACGCCGTCGCCGACCTCACCTACGCCGTCGTCGACTCCTCCGTCGGCTTCCAGTTCGGCACGGTCGCGGACCTGGGGTGGGTGGTCGGGTACGCGCTCGGTGGCATCGCGGCGTGCCACCCCGCGGGAGCCGGTCCGGCGCAGGACGCCCCCGCCACCGACGGCACCGAGCGGGAGGGTTCGGCGGTGGCGGGCACCGTCGTCACGTTCTGCCTGTTCATCGCTGCCGCTGTCGTGCAGATCCAGGAGAGCCTCGGGGCGATCTCCGGGCTCGCCGTCGCGCTCTGGTTCATCGTGATCGGCGCGGTCGCGCTCCGCCAGATCTCCCTCGTCGTCACGAACGAGCGCCTGCGACGGCGGCTCGAGATCCGCGTGCAGGAGCGCACCCAGGAGCTCGCCGACCTCACGCGCACGACGCAGCTCACGCTGACCTCCGTCGGCGAGGGCATCTACGGCGTCGATCCCGACGGCATCGTGACCTTCGTGAACCCGGCGGGCGCCCGCACCCTGGGGATGCGCTCCGAGTCGCTCGTCGGGCGGCACGCCCACGACGAGCTGCACGCCGCCCGCGAGGACGGCACACCCTTCCCGTACTCGGGCTGCTACATCCACGAGGCCGTCACCCAGGGCGTGACGATCAACTCCGAGGAGGACTTCTACCGCCGGGCGGACGGGGCGCTGGTTCCCGTCGAGGTCACGGCCAGCCCCGTGATCGACGACGGTCACGTCACCGGGGCCGTGGTCGTCTTCCGCGACGTCACGCAGCGCCGCGAGATCGATCGCATGAAGAGCGAGTTTCTCTCGGTCATCAGCCACGAGCTGCGGACCCCGCTGACCTCGATCAAGGGGGCGATCGGCCTGGTGGCCGGCGGCGCCACGGGCGAGGTCGCCCCGGAGTCCGCACGACTGCTCGGCATCGCGGGCGGCAGCGTGGACCGGTTGACGCGCCTCATCAACGACATCCTCGAGGTCGAGCGTCTGGGGTCCGGTGCCGACCCCCTCGAGCTGGTCGACGTCCCCCTCGAGCAGGTCGTCCGGGCCGCGGTCGACCAGACCGAGGCGCTCGCGACCCAGTCCGGGATCGCACTCGTGGTCGGTGACGTCCCCGGCACCGTGAACGCCGACGTCGACCGGATCGTGCAGACGCTCGTGAACCTGCTCGGGAACGCCGTCAAGTTCACGGGCACCGGTGGGCGCGTGGACGTGTCCGCGAGACCCGCGGGGATGTTCTTCGAGGTCGCCGTCCGGGACACGGGGCGCGGCATCCCCGCCGACCGGCTCGAGTCGATCTTCGGGCGCTTCGAGCAGGTCGACTCCTCCGATGCGCGCGAGAAGGGTGGAACCGGACTCGGTCTCGCGATATCGCGCGGCATCGTCTCGCGGCACGGCGGGAGGATCTGGGCCGAGTCGGAACCGGGGGTGGGCTCCACGTTCCTCTTCACGCTCCGCAGCGCCGACGCGGGTGCGGACACCGCCGACAAGCCCCCGTCGTCGACCCGCGTGGGATGA
- a CDS encoding response regulator → MTDTRGHVMVVDDDDSIREVATLALELVGGWRVTTAGDGPAAIDAVRDARPDVVLLDVMMPGMDGITTLARLREVPGAAEVPVVLMTAKAATGEEPEWQGLDILGVIAKPFDPMTLAARVAELLDARGADR, encoded by the coding sequence ATGACCGACACCCGCGGTCACGTCATGGTCGTGGACGACGACGACTCCATCCGCGAGGTCGCCACGCTCGCGCTCGAGCTCGTGGGTGGGTGGCGCGTCACGACGGCGGGCGACGGCCCGGCGGCGATCGACGCCGTCCGCGACGCGCGCCCCGACGTCGTCCTCCTCGACGTGATGATGCCCGGGATGGACGGGATCACGACGCTCGCGCGGCTGCGCGAGGTGCCGGGTGCGGCGGAGGTCCCCGTCGTGCTCATGACGGCGAAGGCCGCGACGGGCGAGGAGCCCGAGTGGCAGGGGCTCGACATCCTGGGCGTCATCGCCAAGCCGTTCGACCCGATGACCCTGGCGGCCCGCGTCGCGGAGCTCCTCGACGCGCGGGGTGCCGACCGCTGA
- a CDS encoding Hpt domain-containing protein, which yields MSELGPDGDALLAAIASRALERNQERADRLVTLLAAGADPLADAVREDATTLAHQIAGSAGTFGYEAASALARTVMDGLAAGGAAATVRPAALRVVELLTLGPDSTEDDDTPTPGAT from the coding sequence GTGAGCGAGCTCGGTCCCGACGGGGACGCCCTCCTGGCGGCGATCGCCTCCCGCGCCCTCGAGCGCAACCAGGAGCGCGCCGACCGCCTCGTGACGCTCCTCGCCGCGGGTGCCGACCCCCTGGCCGACGCGGTGCGGGAGGACGCCACCACCCTCGCCCATCAGATCGCGGGATCGGCGGGGACCTTCGGCTACGAGGCCGCCTCCGCTCTCGCCCGGACCGTCATGGACGGCCTGGCGGCGGGGGGCGCTGCCGCCACGGTGCGTCCCGCCGCGCTGCGCGTCGTCGAGCTCCTCACCCTCGGCCCGGACTCGACCGAGGACGACGACACCCCGACCCCAGGAGCGACGTGA
- a CDS encoding low molecular weight phosphatase family protein, giving the protein MTTIRDQDRTVVLFVCVRNSGKSQIAAALARRDAPAAVEIRSAGTAPAPDVSAEAAAVVEQVGATCRGEYPKELLAADLGEAGRVVLLGGEVDVEPLLEELDRSGASRPAVERWELDEPSERGVEGLERLVLLRDDIAARVEALLADVAPR; this is encoded by the coding sequence GTGACCACCATCCGTGACCAGGACCGCACCGTCGTGCTGTTCGTGTGCGTGCGCAACAGCGGGAAGTCGCAGATCGCGGCCGCCCTGGCGCGCCGGGACGCCCCCGCCGCCGTCGAGATCCGCTCGGCGGGCACGGCGCCGGCGCCCGACGTGAGCGCCGAGGCCGCGGCCGTCGTCGAGCAGGTCGGCGCCACCTGCCGCGGGGAGTACCCCAAGGAGCTGCTCGCGGCCGACCTCGGCGAGGCCGGCCGTGTGGTGCTGCTCGGCGGCGAGGTCGACGTCGAGCCCCTCCTCGAGGAGCTCGACCGCTCCGGTGCGTCGCGCCCGGCCGTGGAGCGGTGGGAGCTCGACGAGCCCTCCGAGCGCGGCGTCGAGGGGCTGGAGCGGCTCGTGCTCCTGCGCGACGACATCGCCGCGCGCGTCGAGGCCCTCCTGGCGGACGTCGCGCCGCGCTGA
- a CDS encoding AI-2E family transporter, with product MPNPSTRRRPTTAETPREGVARLWSDGVGTIGTRALQWLAILAVVAVFGLLVTQLTLVAIPVLVALVLASAISPVVRWLRDHGWPSILATWTALLGLVALLAGIVWGVVETVARQWSDLQDSAVEGIGKLQDQFSGLPFEITDQQIQEAQSTVTGLLSSSGFSSGVVAGVSATANFVTGLVLVIVVLFFFLKDGPRIWEFLLRPFEGEAYERGRRVGDKTVQTLGGYVRGTATVAAVDAIGIGIGLAILGVPLAIPLAVLTFLLAFIPLVGATLAGVLAALVALVTDGLGAAIIVVAIVVGVNQLEGNLLQPIIMARSLRLHPLVILVALTAGTVTAGITGAVLAVPIAAAIWGAVTVWDGPGTPARFARKKREEVVPVRRRRRAAAADEEAHEGEAHDGESHESYGDHDGRDRAHPAAAAPVHEDLAAPTSTRDEAPPRP from the coding sequence ATGCCGAACCCGTCCACCCGCCGACGCCCCACCACGGCCGAGACGCCGCGCGAGGGCGTGGCGCGCCTGTGGTCCGACGGCGTGGGCACGATCGGGACGCGCGCGCTGCAGTGGCTCGCGATCCTCGCGGTCGTCGCGGTGTTCGGCCTGCTCGTGACGCAGCTGACCCTGGTGGCCATCCCCGTGCTGGTCGCGCTGGTGCTCGCGTCCGCGATCTCACCGGTCGTGCGGTGGCTCCGCGACCACGGCTGGCCCTCGATCCTCGCGACGTGGACCGCGCTGCTCGGTCTGGTCGCGCTGCTCGCCGGGATCGTCTGGGGCGTGGTCGAGACGGTCGCGCGCCAGTGGAGCGACCTCCAGGACTCCGCCGTCGAGGGCATCGGGAAGCTCCAGGACCAGTTCTCCGGCCTCCCGTTCGAGATCACCGATCAGCAGATCCAGGAGGCTCAGTCAACCGTCACCGGTCTGCTGTCCTCGAGCGGCTTCTCCTCCGGCGTCGTGGCCGGCGTCTCGGCCACCGCCAACTTCGTCACCGGCCTCGTGCTCGTGATTGTCGTGCTGTTCTTCTTCCTCAAGGACGGCCCGCGCATCTGGGAGTTCCTGCTGCGCCCGTTCGAGGGTGAGGCCTACGAGCGCGGCCGCCGCGTCGGGGACAAGACGGTGCAGACCCTCGGCGGCTACGTGCGGGGGACCGCGACCGTCGCCGCCGTCGACGCGATCGGCATCGGCATCGGTCTCGCCATCCTCGGCGTGCCGCTGGCGATCCCGCTGGCCGTGCTCACGTTCCTGCTCGCGTTCATCCCGCTCGTCGGGGCGACGCTCGCGGGGGTGCTGGCGGCGCTGGTCGCGCTCGTCACCGACGGGCTGGGCGCGGCGATCATCGTCGTCGCCATCGTGGTCGGCGTGAATCAGCTCGAGGGGAACCTCCTGCAGCCGATCATCATGGCGCGCTCGCTGCGCCTGCACCCGCTCGTGATCCTCGTGGCCCTGACCGCGGGCACCGTGACCGCCGGCATCACCGGTGCCGTGCTCGCGGTGCCGATCGCCGCCGCGATCTGGGGCGCCGTCACCGTCTGGGACGGGCCCGGGACACCGGCGCGGTTCGCGCGGAAGAAGCGCGAGGAGGTGGTGCCGGTGCGACGGCGACGGCGCGCCGCGGCCGCCGACGAGGAGGCGCACGAGGGCGAGGCGCACGACGGCGAGTCGCACGAGTCGTACGGCGATCACGACGGTCGCGACCGTGCCCACCCCGCTGCCGCCGCCCCCGTGCACGAGGACCTCGCCGCGCCGACGTCCACCCGCGACGAGGCCCCGCCGCGACCGTGA
- a CDS encoding LacI family DNA-binding transcriptional regulator gives MSAIGTGPAAGTSRPRRATVKDVARAAGVGIGTVSRVLNDDTAVSDAARDRVRAAIEALGYVRDHAARDLRAGRSRTVGLLVENVADPFYSHLQRALEHALEGGDRALLAASAGGSATRRRRLLEEFASRRIEGLVVTMPLDADESGIAALAREGVHVVLVDRPALTFEADSVMTDSRSGARAAVAHLLARGHRRVVAMLDDDRHFTARERRRGAQDAVDAADDAALLAYHDGADDAVVLDRLRGELASPHPPTAVFSGNSRTTVATLRALRRLGSRLDHVGFDDLELADLLDPPLTVVAQDPAAIGRSAARMLLDRVGGWDGPARAELIDARLVVRS, from the coding sequence GTGAGCGCGATCGGGACCGGTCCCGCCGCCGGGACGTCCCGCCCGCGGCGCGCCACCGTCAAGGACGTCGCCCGCGCCGCCGGCGTCGGGATCGGGACCGTCTCGCGCGTGCTCAACGACGACACGGCGGTCTCCGACGCGGCGCGGGACCGGGTGCGGGCCGCGATCGAGGCGCTGGGCTACGTGCGCGACCACGCGGCGCGCGATCTGCGCGCGGGGCGCTCGCGCACCGTCGGCCTCCTCGTCGAGAACGTCGCCGACCCGTTCTACTCCCACCTCCAGCGGGCGCTCGAGCACGCGCTCGAGGGCGGTGACCGGGCCCTCCTCGCCGCGTCCGCGGGCGGCTCCGCGACTCGGCGCCGTCGCCTGCTGGAGGAGTTCGCCTCCCGCCGGATCGAGGGGCTCGTCGTCACGATGCCGCTGGACGCGGACGAGTCCGGCATCGCGGCGCTCGCCCGCGAGGGCGTGCACGTCGTCCTGGTCGACCGGCCGGCGCTGACCTTCGAGGCCGACAGCGTGATGACGGACAGCCGGTCCGGGGCGCGCGCCGCCGTCGCCCACCTCCTCGCGCGCGGGCATCGGCGCGTCGTGGCGATGCTCGACGACGACCGCCACTTCACGGCCCGCGAGCGGCGGCGCGGGGCGCAGGACGCGGTCGACGCCGCGGACGACGCGGCGCTGCTGGCCTACCACGACGGTGCGGACGACGCCGTCGTGCTCGACCGGCTGCGCGGCGAGCTCGCCTCGCCCCACCCGCCCACCGCGGTGTTCTCGGGCAACAGCCGCACCACGGTCGCCACGCTGCGCGCCCTGCGGCGGCTCGGGTCCCGGCTCGACCACGTCGGATTCGACGACCTCGAGCTCGCCGACCTCCTCGACCCGCCGCTGACGGTCGTCGCGCAGGACCCCGCGGCGATCGGACGCAGCGCGGCGCGCATGCTGCTGGACCGCGTCGGCGGGTGGGACGGACCGGCCCGCGCGGAGCTGATCGACGCCCGGCTCGTCGTGCGCAGCTGA
- a CDS encoding GH92 family glycosyl hydrolase translates to MQPRPHIRHAEGRRRGPVPRRAVAVLTSVGLGGALLAGLPAAASAEPAQAAAPADAAAAQPAPENLAALVNPFVGTESEGNAYPGATVPFGMVQPSPDNTNSYASTSYSFDARRTWGFSQRHVNSAGCPAAGELLVTPTTTPQPVTARQFIPITGEESAEAGYYSVGLGNQVTAELTASERTAVHRYTFPATQTANLSFNLGQTLRDAGASSYAWTDARTLEGWIDNSGFCGGGAMQRYFFSLELDRDPTSRGGWSGSATYEADRAQGEVAGGQNGAAVVLDTREDATLEVSIGVSFVDVEGARANREAEVPAGTTFDVVRDAARERWNEALGRIAVTASPQEQRVFYTQLYKTLLSPTIGSDVDGRYRGMDGEVHTADGWTYHQTFSLWDTYRTQATLHALIEPERAQDVVRSMYRHRVEGGWLPRWSLGNVETNIMAGDPVSAWLAENFTLGTVPEDIHDELWDFLVENATTAPPEGVASVGRQSAEFYLENGHIPFYPETQPGLGQQFEEYRHGGSSSMEFAISDAAIGAAAQRMGEDETAREFLRRGQSWQRLWNPDVELTGGFRGMVNAVRPDGTFVTTPEISPVQQTGFHEAVPWQYQWMAGQDVAGLQRAMGGTEAFLDRLDTYVNLPALQSSPGARPSSWDPGGSRYYQSRGFNPGNEPTIMNPWLYSAAGEPEHVNDVLAAAMNLYPDSPGGGVGNDDLGTLSAWYVMAAIGVQPVVPGSGMMALNAPACRRPWSPSVTTPGI, encoded by the coding sequence ATGCAGCCACGTCCGCACATCCGTCACGCCGAGGGCCGCCGGCGGGGACCCGTCCCGCGCCGCGCCGTCGCGGTCCTCACCTCGGTCGGTCTCGGCGGCGCCCTGCTCGCCGGGCTGCCCGCCGCCGCGTCCGCCGAGCCCGCGCAGGCGGCCGCACCGGCCGACGCCGCCGCCGCGCAGCCCGCCCCGGAGAACCTCGCCGCCCTCGTGAACCCGTTCGTCGGCACCGAGAGCGAGGGCAACGCCTACCCGGGCGCCACCGTCCCCTTCGGGATGGTGCAGCCGAGCCCGGACAACACCAACAGCTACGCCTCGACGTCGTACTCCTTCGACGCGCGCCGCACGTGGGGCTTCAGCCAGCGGCACGTGAACAGCGCGGGCTGCCCGGCGGCCGGCGAGCTCCTGGTGACCCCGACGACGACGCCGCAGCCGGTCACCGCGCGGCAGTTCATCCCGATCACGGGCGAGGAGAGCGCGGAGGCCGGCTACTACTCGGTCGGGCTCGGCAACCAGGTCACCGCCGAGCTGACGGCGTCCGAGCGCACCGCCGTCCACCGCTACACCTTCCCGGCGACGCAGACCGCCAACCTCTCCTTCAACCTGGGGCAGACGCTGCGGGACGCGGGCGCCAGCTCCTACGCGTGGACCGACGCGCGCACGCTCGAGGGCTGGATCGACAACTCCGGGTTCTGCGGCGGCGGCGCGATGCAGCGCTACTTCTTCAGCCTCGAGCTCGACCGCGACCCGACCTCGCGCGGCGGGTGGAGCGGTTCGGCGACCTACGAGGCCGACCGCGCGCAGGGTGAGGTCGCGGGCGGCCAGAACGGCGCCGCCGTCGTGCTCGACACCCGCGAGGACGCCACGCTCGAGGTCAGCATCGGCGTCTCGTTCGTCGACGTCGAGGGGGCGCGCGCCAACCGCGAGGCCGAGGTCCCGGCCGGCACCACCTTCGACGTCGTGCGCGACGCCGCGCGCGAGCGCTGGAACGAGGCGCTCGGCCGCATCGCCGTCACGGCCTCGCCGCAGGAGCAGCGGGTCTTCTACACCCAGCTCTACAAGACGCTCCTGTCCCCGACCATCGGGAGCGACGTCGACGGCCGCTACCGGGGGATGGACGGCGAGGTCCACACCGCGGACGGCTGGACCTACCACCAGACGTTCTCGCTCTGGGACACCTACCGCACCCAGGCCACGCTGCACGCCCTGATCGAGCCCGAGCGGGCGCAGGACGTCGTGCGCTCCATGTACCGCCACCGCGTCGAGGGCGGGTGGCTGCCGCGCTGGAGCCTCGGGAACGTCGAGACCAACATCATGGCCGGCGACCCCGTCTCGGCGTGGCTGGCCGAGAACTTCACGCTCGGCACGGTGCCCGAGGACATCCACGACGAGCTGTGGGACTTCCTGGTGGAGAACGCGACCACCGCGCCGCCCGAGGGCGTCGCGAGCGTCGGGCGCCAGAGTGCGGAGTTCTACCTCGAGAACGGCCACATCCCCTTCTACCCGGAGACGCAGCCAGGTCTCGGGCAGCAGTTCGAGGAGTACCGCCACGGCGGTTCCTCGAGCATGGAGTTCGCCATCTCCGACGCCGCGATCGGCGCGGCGGCGCAGCGGATGGGCGAGGACGAGACCGCCCGCGAGTTCCTGCGCCGCGGCCAGAGCTGGCAGCGGCTGTGGAACCCCGACGTCGAGCTCACGGGTGGGTTCCGTGGCATGGTCAACGCCGTGCGCCCCGACGGCACCTTCGTCACGACGCCGGAGATCTCACCCGTCCAGCAGACCGGTTTCCACGAGGCCGTGCCGTGGCAGTACCAGTGGATGGCGGGCCAGGACGTCGCCGGCCTGCAGCGCGCGATGGGCGGCACCGAGGCCTTCCTCGACCGCCTCGACACCTACGTGAACCTGCCCGCGCTGCAGAGCAGCCCGGGCGCCCGGCCGTCGTCGTGGGACCCCGGCGGCAGCCGGTACTACCAGAGCCGCGGCTTCAACCCGGGCAACGAGCCGACCATCATGAACCCCTGGCTCTACAGCGCCGCGGGTGAGCCCGAGCACGTCAACGACGTCCTGGCGGCCGCGATGAACCTCTACCCGGACTCCCCGGGCGGCGGCGTCGGCAACGACGACCTCGGCACGCTCTCGGCCTGGTACGTCATGGCCGCGATCGGCGTCCAGCCGGTCGTCCCGGGCTCCGGGATGATGGCGCTCAACGCCCCCGCGTGCAGGAGGCCGTGGTCTCCTTCGGTGACGACTCCGGGCATCTGA
- a CDS encoding S-layer homology domain-containing protein, translating into MQEAVVSFGDDSGHLTIAAEGATERTPSYIASVALDGEDHSATWVDVEDLRAAGDLTFDLVQDRTTTSWGKAEADRLPSVAWPDRVAPELTTVEVAATAGVASPVTLGSLALTDDRPDAPGDVPVDELLARDVPVSASLEIDGATVPVEATATDDGTAWELAAVLDLPETGTVTGTLTVAPAGERPRFAPEPFAPVTAEVTVQVRQVPLEFVDVAPDQQFAADIAWLAERGITTGWENPDGTREFRPLTPIARDAMAAFLYRLAGRPEVALPPASPFTDVTPENQFYTEIVWLSQAGISTGWGSGDGTAEFRPLEPIGRDAMAAFLYRMAQEPDTTPPAVSPFTDVTPQTQFYREITWLHGTEIATGWVGNDGTALYRPTSPINRDAMAAFLHRFDEREQR; encoded by the coding sequence GTGCAGGAGGCCGTGGTCTCCTTCGGTGACGACTCCGGGCATCTGACCATCGCGGCCGAGGGTGCCACGGAGCGGACCCCGAGCTACATCGCGTCGGTGGCGCTCGACGGCGAGGACCACTCCGCCACCTGGGTCGACGTCGAGGACCTGCGCGCGGCCGGCGACCTGACCTTCGACCTCGTGCAGGACCGCACCACCACCTCCTGGGGGAAGGCGGAGGCCGACCGCCTGCCGAGCGTGGCGTGGCCGGACCGCGTCGCACCCGAGCTCACGACGGTGGAGGTCGCCGCGACCGCCGGCGTCGCGAGCCCCGTGACCCTCGGCTCGCTCGCGCTGACCGACGACCGCCCGGACGCACCGGGCGACGTGCCGGTCGACGAGCTGCTCGCGCGGGACGTCCCCGTCTCGGCGTCGCTCGAGATCGACGGCGCCACCGTCCCGGTCGAGGCGACCGCGACGGACGACGGCACCGCCTGGGAGCTGGCCGCCGTCCTCGATCTCCCGGAGACCGGCACCGTCACCGGGACGCTGACGGTGGCACCCGCCGGGGAGCGCCCCCGGTTCGCGCCGGAGCCGTTCGCGCCCGTGACCGCCGAGGTGACGGTGCAGGTGCGGCAGGTGCCGCTCGAGTTCGTCGACGTCGCCCCCGACCAGCAGTTCGCCGCGGACATCGCGTGGCTCGCGGAGCGTGGCATCACCACCGGGTGGGAGAACCCCGACGGCACCCGCGAGTTCCGCCCGCTGACACCGATCGCGCGCGACGCGATGGCGGCGTTCCTGTACCGCCTCGCCGGGCGCCCGGAGGTCGCGCTGCCCCCGGCCTCGCCCTTCACCGACGTGACGCCGGAGAACCAGTTCTACACGGAGATCGTGTGGCTCTCGCAGGCCGGCATCTCGACCGGGTGGGGATCCGGGGACGGCACGGCGGAGTTCCGCCCGCTGGAGCCGATCGGCCGCGACGCGATGGCGGCGTTCCTGTACCGGATGGCGCAGGAGCCCGACACCACGCCGCCGGCGGTCTCACCGTTCACGGACGTGACGCCGCAGACGCAGTTCTACCGGGAGATCACGTGGCTGCACGGGACGGAGATCGCGACCGGCTGGGTCGGCAACGACGGCACCGCGCTGTACCGTCCGACGTCGCCGATCAACCGCGACGCCATGGCGGCGTTCCTGCACCGCTTCGACGAGCGGGAGCAGCGGTGA